TGTGGTTGGTAGCGATGGAAAAAGCAGCGTTGTGGTAATTTGTAATTTTCTATTTCTGCTAATCTACGTTCAAATTCTTCCCCAATAGTTTTAGCAATAGCCAAAGCTTTATCTGCTGGTACAATCAGCATCACATCATCACCACCAATGGTTAAAATTTCAAAAGGATGAATCCAAACTTCTTTTATACTTTTTCTTTCTGCTTGTAAATTCGAGTTTAATTTATGTGGCTCAAGATGTTCTGTCAAAGCTGCATATACAGATTTTTCGGTGGCGTCAAAAATATCCCGACTAAACTGTTTGTAATCTTCGGGATTTTGAATTTTTTTCTGGATGTAACCACCCATGTTATTACCATCTGCATAAATATAGGCAACAAAACCAGAAGAGGTACTTGCATCACCAATTTCTCTCACAGACATGGCTTCTTTAACCCGATTGGGATGAAGATTTTCTGAGCGGATTTTGCCGTAATATTTATGTGGTGTTTTGTATAAAAATCTTTCAAATTTGTTAACCCAAGTTTCAATAACTGCTTCACTACCGGGTTCCCAATCAAAACCTGTCTGTTCATACCATTTTGTAGAACTATTATCTCTTTTAGCTATTTGTCCTACTAATCGCTTACGTGCTGAAGCTTCTGAAAACCAAGGGTCACCAGGAAGTCCCTGACTTGAATCGTCGGGAGAGGTTTTAGCTTGCATTACAGCCGAACGGCGATCGCCCTCATCTCGTTTAAGATAAGGATGGGTTTCAAACATTGGTGGATACTGCCGCGAAGGTCTATCATGCTCCGGTAAACTATTACCATTACGCCTCTGATTAAATAGAGATGCTAGCTTACCTGCTAGTTCATTAAATGTTTTACGTTCTCTAAAGGCTTGTTCTGGAGATGTATCAATTTGCTCAAAATAACCTTTGATTAATGGATTGAATGACTTATTATCCCAATTCTCACAACATTTTTCTAACCAAAATGTCTGGTCATCATTTTTTTTGGGTAATCGACCAAAAATTATTTCTAAGGGCTTAAATGTATCACCTACGGCACAGGAATTAGCGGTTAAAGTTTCCTCTGTATAACGTTTTTCAATAGCATTAGCTAAATCATTTACAAAAGCAGCAGGACAAAAAGCTAAGATATTTCCACCAGTAGAATATATGATTAACTCTGGAATGAGTACCTTTGAAAGCTCAGGAAAATTTTCTGATTTATCTAACCAATCTTCTCTCACTTTTTGACAGTAATCTTTGGCACGTTGACACTGCTCATAATCTGGATGATTTTCGCAACCAAAGAAAGCAGGTAAATCAATCAAGTTAATTCTATCAAGTAAAGCTGAAGCACCGCGAATATCTGGCAGTTTAGCTGCTTCAAATACATATTGTTTAATCTTAGTTGCACCACCATAAACCAAGCCAACTTGAGAATTCCAAAATTGTGGATAGTCTTGTTGATATTTTTTTAACTCCTCCACTGTTTTGGGAAACGGTAGTTTTCGCAACATCTGCACTTGTTCAAGATAAGGAATTATCTCTATCGGAACTTCTCCTTCTGCTTGTAATTGCTGTTGCATTTTTTGCATCGCGCTTTTGTCATTACCTGCGTCGTTACACAACAGACACCAGGCTAATCCAATATCAGTTTGGCTGAATGAGTTTAGTTTCATACGAAAAGCAATTGTTTATTGACGTGATACCAATTTGAAAAAAGAATGCGAAAGATAGTTGGGTGAAATCAAGTCCAAGCAAGGCTTTCTCAATCCAAAATCCAAAATCTAAAATCCAAAATGGTATGAGGAATTCTGTGAACTTGTCATAATATTAGGTGAAATGGAGTTTTACATATTCAGATTCAGCTTAGTCGAGAAAGATAATTATTTTTTTGATATAAAAGTTGACTTCACGCACTTGAGTATAGATTCCGGAACACTTTTTACCCGTCCCCGCACCCAAGGACCGCAAGTTATTTCCAAATATGGCTCCTGCTTGTGAACCTCCTCTATCTCCTCCAAACGACTGTGAATAACTGCTACTGGTATTAAATTTCCCCTGTCCCGACAAAACTCATGCCAAGCATCCACTTTTTCTGGCTTGGAACTAATAATCAAATAGTGAGTACAAGCTTCTAAAATAGGCAGTTTCTCTGGCTGTACCATCCCACCAACATCCACAATCACCAAAGACTTTTGCTTCCGCAGTTGTAATATTGCTTGAGCATGATAGGGAAAAAACCGTTCTGTCAAAGCCCCCTTATTCTGTTTCTTGAAGGCTTCGATCTCATCATGAGTCGCCTCTGCACTTAATTCCAAAATGTAGTTCCCTTCTCCATCCCAGTGAGCGCGTTGTAAGTAAATCTCAGGATGTTCGGATAATAAAGCTTGAAACAAAGCATGAGATAGTACGCTTTTACCGCTATCTGGCGGTCCTACTATCATCAACGCCGGACACAGCCCAGCTTCTATGTTTCTTTTTTCCTTCCCAGGTGCATGATTTTGGCGTCCATTTGATAGATTGATAGGAATGACTTGACCGATACGGACTTGATGGGAGTTTGTGACGGACACCACTGCTCCTAAACGGGGGTCATAGCAAGCCACCCAATCGGTACGATTTAGTTTGTGAGTGAGGTAAGAATAGAGCCACATCGGTGCGCGACCGGAAATCGCCACGCCACCAGTGCTATCGATACCAACAGGTAATTCTAAGTTTTGTATATCTTGCGGTTCTATCAGACGATCGCTTCTGGTCAATTCAATTGACAGCACCTGGTATCTAAAACCCTGTACTACAACTGATTCACTCAGATGCAGGCGCAAAGCTGCGATAGTGACCTCACTCATGTGGATTGGTAATCTTTGTTTCTCTGTCATTATGGCATATTCAGTAGAAGAGGGGTCTTCTATTAAATCTGTTATTGTTACAACTATATTCATCAAGATGCTGATACTTTCAGAACTAGTTGGGAAAATTATTGCTACACAAGGCTTTTTATGAGAATATTAAGTTTTATGTCAATGATAATCTTTTATGTAACGTATTATTAAATACTTTATATAACTAAAAAACTATGAAACAAACTGTTCCAGCCGCTTGTATAGACCAATACTGCAAGGGGTGAGGAAATTGTAGGTTGCGTAGAGCGCATAAGCGAAACCCAACAAATGCTGATAAATGTTGGGTTTCGTTCCTCAACCCAACCTACTGCTGAAAAAGGACGACACAGATTGTGACCATCGCGTATTAAAGATAGGTTGTAAAATTGACTGAAGATTTGTTTCTCCCACTTACCCCAGAAATTTTGCAATGGCTGGCTGCAGGACAACTTGCCAATCGGCTACAACGATCGCTGCGGTTGTGGGTGCTCGTCAACAAACTCTACAGTACTCAGACAAACTGGGTAAACAAACTCCCAACACCATTCACATATTCTCAATTGCGGGATTACTTATTTGCCTACCGCCATCCTAAAAGCGATCGCCTAAACGCTCAAGACATCACCGCGCAATGTGGCGATCGCAGTTGCATTTGCCATAAAACTTTTTCAGAAATAGTCTTCGAGCAAAACTTCTATCTGAGTGTTGACAAATGGCAACAATCCATGATTCAACTAACAGGAATAACTGAAGAGGAACTACAAAAGGGACTGCAACAGCGTCCTTTTGCCACCGTGCATCGTTCTCTCAGGGATGACCTCAAGCAACTCGTCCGCCTGGGTTGGTTGCAGACAGAGACACAAAAGTATCGCTCTGTTCTGGTACAAGATTTACCCACTCCCCCAACTCAAACAACCACAGAACTCAGTCTGCTTTCTCTAGACCTAGCACAGACATGGGAACTACTGCAAATCTTAGAATCAATCTCCTTCGTACAGCCAAACCTATCGTTAATTATAGGAAAGTTATGGGAGCAAATAGCCAACTCTTCTGCCTCTAGAGGGCTTTATGCCAAAGACCCGCACCAAAGAATATTCCTGCACCTAGACTATATCCTTTCCCAACAAATGCAAGACCGAGTCGATAATTATCAGGAACAGCTAGAACAGCTTTGGCGCAAACCCCCTGGTAGCGTAGTGCAATTCGAGTATTGGATAGCAGCAACAGAGAACAAAGTCAAAGTCACTGTTTACCCAGTTTGCCTGCATTACCGACGCCGTGCTAAATACCTCAGTGCATATGGCACAGACCCCCATGGTAATATAGCATGGCACAACTACCGCCTAGACCGCATTGCTTGCGATCGCCTGCAAGCCCTGACATGGGACGATCCCCTGATTCCCAAAATATTAAAGCAGATGTGGCATACAGGAAATTTACCTGTACCATCATATGTTGACGCAGAACTGAAAGCTGCTTGGGGTTTTAATTTTTATCTTAAAAAAGAATTACTCGTTCTCCGTTTTCCAACAGATTTTGCCAAGTGGTACGTGGAAAACACGACAAGACATCCTACCTTTTGTGCAGTTTCCTACGACCAACTCCCAAAATTAATTGTTAAAAATATTTCAAACGAGCAAGAACGCCAACAGTTGTTAGAAATTATCAGTCAACGTTCTAAAGACGATGCTTATTACAACGCCTGGATACGAGCTAGCGATATCAACGTCCTGATGCGCCTGCGAGAATGGCGACCAAAAGGCGAAGTTATTGCGCCCTTATCCATTCGGCAACAAATGATAGCAGAAGCAGCACAAGAATTAGCTAATTATTCTGAAAAATAACAATTTTCCCACTCAAACACAATATGCGTATACATAGCCACAACGAGTTGTCATGTTAATATTCTCTCTACTGATTCTAGAGACAGATGTTGCTAGGAAACAAATATAGTTAGCTTCCTAGTGAACTATCCTCAAATTAAATATATATGTGTACTAATTGTCAAGATAAAATAGGTATTTCACTTGCATACCATAATTTCATGCAAGAGTATAAAAATTTTTTGAAGTCTTCGACAAAATTTAAACAATTGCGTTTAGTAATTAACACGGTTGAAAATTCTCAGATTCAAATAGTTTTGTACACACAAGCTCTAAAAGCACACTTAACTGCTATCGTCGCTTATATACAACTTGTTTCAATACATGAGCAGCTTTTTCAAAGATACTTGGATAGCATTCATGAGTAAGATTTAATCATACTTTACCACTCCCAATACTACTCGGAGCAAAGGAAATTAGAACGAGCAGCGGAAATTAGAACCCCGGTAACTTCTGCGAAACCGGGGTTCTAACACCTCAATTATCCTTATTGCTTCCACTCCCCACTCCCTAATCCCTAATCTGGAACAACAATCTTGTCCAAGCCCTTTTCTGCTGCTGGGTATTGTGGATTCATTGATTCAAGTGTATCAGCGATTGTACGGGCAACAACTAGATTTCGATACCACTTCTTGTTTGCTGGTACTACATACCACGGAGCATAAGCCGTTGAGCAATGATTAATTGCGTCCTCAAAGGCTGCTTGGTAGTCATCCCAAAACAGGCGTTCTTTAATGTCACTATGAGAAAATTTCCAATACTTATCTGGGTTTTGTAATCGACTTTCCAACCGTCTTTTCTGTTCGTCTTTAGAAATATGAAGGAAAAACTTAATTACCCTAATCTTGTTAAGAGTGAGCATATGCTCAAACTCATTAATAAGTTGATAACGTTTTTTCCAAACCTCTTGAGGTACTATCTGCTTTACCCTAACAATCAGAACATCTTCGTAGTGAGAGCGGTTAAAGATAGAAATCATTCCTTGTGGTGGGACTCGGTGATGGTAACGCCAGAGAAAATCATGGCTTAATTCCTCTCCACTAGGTGTTTTGAACGACCACACGTGACAGCCTTGGGGGTTAATTCCGCTAAAAACGTGTTTGATTGTGCCATCTTTGCCACCTGTGTCCATTGCTTGCAACACAATGAGTAGACTGCGCTGGTGTTCTGCATACAATCTCTCTTGCAAGTTTTGAAGGCGCTGGCGCTGGTATTCTAGTTCATCTTCAACGTTTTTTTTGTTTTTGTAGTTTTCAGAGGCATTGGGATCGACATCAGCTAAGACAATTGGTTTGTCTGGTCGAACTTGGTAGCTAAG
This genomic interval from Scytonema hofmannii PCC 7110 contains the following:
- a CDS encoding polyphosphate kinase 2 family protein, encoding MNTSSHLSYQVRPDKPIVLADVDPNASENYKNKKNVEDELEYQRQRLQNLQERLYAEHQRSLLIVLQAMDTGGKDGTIKHVFSGINPQGCHVWSFKTPSGEELSHDFLWRYHHRVPPQGMISIFNRSHYEDVLIVRVKQIVPQEVWKKRYQLINEFEHMLTLNKIRVIKFFLHISKDEQKRRLESRLQNPDKYWKFSHSDIKERLFWDDYQAAFEDAINHCSTAYAPWYVVPANKKWYRNLVVARTIADTLESMNPQYPAAEKGLDKIVVPD
- a CDS encoding TIGR03985 family CRISPR-associated protein produces the protein MTEDLFLPLTPEILQWLAAGQLANRLQRSLRLWVLVNKLYSTQTNWVNKLPTPFTYSQLRDYLFAYRHPKSDRLNAQDITAQCGDRSCICHKTFSEIVFEQNFYLSVDKWQQSMIQLTGITEEELQKGLQQRPFATVHRSLRDDLKQLVRLGWLQTETQKYRSVLVQDLPTPPTQTTTELSLLSLDLAQTWELLQILESISFVQPNLSLIIGKLWEQIANSSASRGLYAKDPHQRIFLHLDYILSQQMQDRVDNYQEQLEQLWRKPPGSVVQFEYWIAATENKVKVTVYPVCLHYRRRAKYLSAYGTDPHGNIAWHNYRLDRIACDRLQALTWDDPLIPKILKQMWHTGNLPVPSYVDAELKAAWGFNFYLKKELLVLRFPTDFAKWYVENTTRHPTFCAVSYDQLPKLIVKNISNEQERQQLLEIISQRSKDDAYYNAWIRASDINVLMRLREWRPKGEVIAPLSIRQQMIAEAAQELANYSEK
- the crn3 gene encoding CRISPR-associated ring nuclease Crn3/Csx3, with the translated sequence MNIVVTITDLIEDPSSTEYAIMTEKQRLPIHMSEVTIAALRLHLSESVVVQGFRYQVLSIELTRSDRLIEPQDIQNLELPVGIDSTGGVAISGRAPMWLYSYLTHKLNRTDWVACYDPRLGAVVSVTNSHQVRIGQVIPINLSNGRQNHAPGKEKRNIEAGLCPALMIVGPPDSGKSVLSHALFQALLSEHPEIYLQRAHWDGEGNYILELSAEATHDEIEAFKKQNKGALTERFFPYHAQAILQLRKQKSLVIVDVGGMVQPEKLPILEACTHYLIISSKPEKVDAWHEFCRDRGNLIPVAVIHSRLEEIEEVHKQEPYLEITCGPWVRGRVKSVPESILKCVKSTFISKK
- the cas10 gene encoding type III-B CRISPR-associated protein Cas10/Cmr2, which codes for MKLNSFSQTDIGLAWCLLCNDAGNDKSAMQKMQQQLQAEGEVPIEIIPYLEQVQMLRKLPFPKTVEELKKYQQDYPQFWNSQVGLVYGGATKIKQYVFEAAKLPDIRGASALLDRINLIDLPAFFGCENHPDYEQCQRAKDYCQKVREDWLDKSENFPELSKVLIPELIIYSTGGNILAFCPAAFVNDLANAIEKRYTEETLTANSCAVGDTFKPLEIIFGRLPKKNDDQTFWLEKCCENWDNKSFNPLIKGYFEQIDTSPEQAFRERKTFNELAGKLASLFNQRRNGNSLPEHDRPSRQYPPMFETHPYLKRDEGDRRSAVMQAKTSPDDSSQGLPGDPWFSEASARKRLVGQIAKRDNSSTKWYEQTGFDWEPGSEAVIETWVNKFERFLYKTPHKYYGKIRSENLHPNRVKEAMSVREIGDASTSSGFVAYIYADGNNMGGYIQKKIQNPEDYKQFSRDIFDATEKSVYAALTEHLEPHKLNSNLQAERKSIKEVWIHPFEILTIGGDDVMLIVPADKALAIAKTIGEEFERRLAEIENYKLPQRCFFHRYQPQSSLASQCQLSMSTGVLIAAENTPIYYAQKLTEQLLKSAKKQAKDLKKYGYYGGTIDFLVMKAVTMISSNINEFRANGLTKSGTGKQKLKLYAAPYTLHELGGLLETAKVLKNADFPKSQLYQIRSLLERSKQTAMLNYRYFKVRLSDKKAQNFLTTQFEDAWCKPKDPTNNGNLAPWMSLKEGKEETEEKVTYETIWRELVDLYPFIEKSQDKLNSAKSQQPTLAS